The Natronoarchaeum mannanilyticum genome includes the window GAGGAGGCCGTCGTCGCGCCCATGCGCGACCACGACGTCGGCGGGACGATCGACGCGGTGCGAGAGCGCCGAGTGTTCAGCGGCGGCCCGAGACACCAGGGGCCGATCCTGAACCTGTTCGCCACCGAGCGCGCGGCCCGAGCGATCTACCCGGACGTCTTCGACGGTCGGTCGCTGTTCGACCGCGACCGCGTCGCGCGCATCGTCGCCGGCGAGGAGTGAGCGGCTGCGGAACAGGACACCCCCGGCCGCCCAAAGACCGAAGCGGCTGCGACGCGGGACTTCGAACGTGATCGAGGACGGTCGGTACGCTGCGACGATCGACGAGATCGAGGACGAGCGAGCGACGGTGCTGCTCGAAGCCGACGGCGAGCAGCTCGCCGAGCTGGTCGTCCGGACGGCCGACCTGCCGACCGACGAGGAAGGCGCCGTGCTCCGCGTCGAGATCAAGGACGGCGAACTCGTGGACGCCAGCGAGGA containing:
- a CDS encoding DUF3006 family protein, translating into MIEDGRYAATIDEIEDERATVLLEADGEQLAELVVRTADLPTDEEGAVLRVEIKDGELVDASEDAETTAARRRRRRARFDELAERPPGRDEDA